In a genomic window of Cuculus canorus isolate bCucCan1 chromosome 4, bCucCan1.pri, whole genome shotgun sequence:
- the CYTL1 gene encoding cytokine-like protein 1, whose translation MKMLLNLIALLSAAFLGNAAPPTCYSRLLSLSKEITEYFKELQTSKAEDSCVEMLPRLYLDIHNYCVLAKLREFVAYPRCERVPEVSELKEKARSLYTIMISYCRRDLVFLTDDCNALENPIPPPIEPSIES comes from the exons ATGAAGATGTTGCTGAACCTGattgctctgctttctgctgccttcttaGGCAACGCAGCCCCTCCAACTTGTTACTCGAGGCTGTTGTCTCTGagcaaagaaattacagaatattttaaggAGTTACAGACCTCCAAAGCTGAG gATTCATGTGTGGAGATGCTGCCCAGGCTGTATTTGGACATACAT AATTACTGTGTGTTGGCAAAACTTCGTGAATTTGTGGCTTATCCTAGATGTGAGAGAGTGCCTGAAGTGAGTGAGCTGAAGGAAAAAGCCCGGAGCCTCTACACCATCATGATCTCCTACTGCAGGAGG gatttGGTGTTCCTCACTGATGACTGTAACGCCTTGGAAAACCCTATTCCTCCTCCCATTGAGCCTTCCATCGAGAGCTAA